Proteins from a genomic interval of Dermacentor variabilis isolate Ectoservices chromosome 8, ASM5094787v1, whole genome shotgun sequence:
- the LOC142591364 gene encoding uncharacterized protein LOC142591364, which produces MTERFNRTLTQMLSTRILILLSSSIRISSCSGIRIRLSSCIRISSCSHILIRFSSCIRISSCSHILIRLSSCIRISSCICILIRLSSCIRVSSCSRIRIRLSSCIRISSCSRILIRLSSCICISSCSRILIRLSSCIHILSCSRILIRLSSCICISSCSRILIRLSSCIRISSCICILIRLSSCIRVSSCSRIRIRLSSCIRISSCSRILIRLSSCICISSCSRILIRLSSCC; this is translated from the coding sequence CCGCATCCTCATCTTACTCTCATCGAGTATCCGCATCTCATCGTGTAGCGGTATCCGCATCCGACTCTCATCGTGTATCCGTATCTCATCGTGTAGCCATATCCTGATCAGATTCTCATCGTGTATCCGTATCTCATCGTGTAGCCATATCCTCATCCGACTCTCATCGTGTATCCGTATCTCATCGTGTATCTGTATCCTCATCCGACTCTCATCGTGTATCCGTGTCTCATCGTGTAGTCGTATCCGCATCCGACTCTCATCGTGTATCCGTATCTCATCGTGTAGCCGTATCCTCATCCGACTCTCATCGTGTATCTGTATCTCATCGTGTAGCCGTATCCTCATCCGACTCTCATCGTGTATCCATATCTTATCGTGTAGCCGTATCCTCATCCGACTCTCATCATGTATCTGTATCTCATCGTGTAGCCGTATCCTCATCCGACTCTCATCGTGTATCCGTATCTCATCGTGTATCTGTATCCTCATCCGACTCTCATCGTGTATCCGTGTCTCATCGTGTAGTCGTATCCGCATCCGACTCTCATCGTGTATCCGTATCTCATCGTGTAGCCGTATCCTCATCCGACTCTCATCGTGTATCTGTATCTCATCGTGTAGCCGTATCCTCATCCGA